The Gemmatimonadaceae bacterium DNA segment GGCGTGCACGTGGTCTACGGCCTGCCCGGCCTCAAGACACACACCAAGACGGCGCTGGTGGTGCGCAAGGAAGCCGACGGCATCCGGCGCTACGTGCACATCGGCACCGGCAACTACAACACGCGCACCGCCCGCATCTACACCGACCTCGGGCTCATCACCTGCGACGAAGCCATCGGCGCCGACATCACCGACCTGTTCAACTCGCTCACCGGTTATTCGCGCCAGCGCGAGTACCGCCGCTTGGTCGTGGCGCCGGTGAATATGCGCGAGCGGGTGCTCGGGCTCATCGCCCGCGAGGCGGCGCACGCCCGTGCGGGGCGGCCGGGTCGCATCATCGCCAAGATGAACGCCCTCGTGGACGCGCAGATCGTCGAGGCGCTCTACGACGCATCCGACGCCGGCGTCGAGATCGACCTCATCATCCGTGGCATCTGCTGCCTGCGGCCGGGCGTCGAGGGCCTGTCGGAGCGCATCCGCGTGATCAGCATCATCGGGCGCTTCCTGGAGCACTCGCGCATCTGGATGTTCGGCAACGACGGCGCGCCGGAGTACTACTTCGGCTCGGCCGACTGGATGCCGCGCAACCTCGACCGCCGCGTCGAGGTCGTCACGCCGGTGGAGAACCCGCTCTTCCAGCGACGCATCCAGTCCGTGCTCGATGTCTGCCTCAGCGACAATCGCCAGGCCTGGGATCTCAAGTCGGATGGCTCGTACGTGCAGCGCCAGCCCGAGCCCGGGCGCGGTGAGCGCGCGACGCACCGAATGCTGCTGCGCGACAGTTGGGGCGGTAGCCGCGAGAGCGGCGCGTTCACCTTCGACGTGAGCCCGCTGCAGCGCAGCAAGGAACCGGGGCGACCGCCGAGTTCGACGGCGGAGTTCCGGGCGTTCAGCGGCGGCTGAGCCGCCTCAGGCCTTGCCGGTCCGCAGCGTCTCGGCGAACTCCTCGGGCAGGCCCGCCGCGCGCAGTGCCTTCGCGGCCGCTTCTACATCGTAGCCGACGCGACGCTGCTCGGCCCGCGGCTCACCGTCGCCGAGCGTGAGCAGCACCCAGCCGGCGCGTGCATCGCCGTCCTTCGGGCGACCGACGCTGCCGGTGTTCACGAACAGTGTGCCGTCCACGAGCCGACTCCACGGCTTATGCGTGTGGCCGAACGCGATCACGTCGCCGCTGCGCGCGCCCACCTGGTCGGCCATCTTCCGCAGGAAGTCGTCGCTGCGGTCCTCCGTCACGTAGACGAGGTTGTTCGTCGGCGTGGCGTGCATCAGGAAGACCGTCGGGCCGCCGGTGTGGCCGCCCAGCGGCTTGAGGTCGAGCCGGAAGGGCAGGGCCGCGAGCGCACGCTTGGACGCCTCGCTGGTGTTGGCAAGCGTCCAGGCGAAGCTCTCGTGCGCCAGCTCTTCTTGCCGCGGGTTCTCCGACCGGCAGCCGCAGTGCTTGTAGTGGTGGGCGACGGTCGAGTCGTAGTTGCCGCTCACGCCGGGGATGCCTTCGGCCTCGAGCCGCGCGACGACTTCGTTGGGGTTGGCCTGATAGCCCACGAGGTCGCCGAGGTGATAGCGCGCAGCGATGTCCGGCTGCGCGGCGATGTCCGCCAGCACGGCTTCCAGCGCCTGCAGGTTGGCGTGGACGTCGGAGAGCAGCGCGAGGCGGATGGTCATCGGCAGGGGATGGCGCCGCGCTTGGCGGCGGCGGTGGCGGCAGCGTCCCGCTCGCGGCGCAGGCGCGCGTCCGCGGCGTGCAGGCCGTCGAGCACGGCGTCGAGCTGCCGTTGCGCGTGATCCGGCAGCGCCGCCAGGCGGTAGTACGCGAACTTGCTGCGCCGCTCCACCTCGACGAGACCGGCGGCGCGCAGCCGCGCGAGGTGCCGAGACACGAACGGCTGCGATTCGCCGGTGAGGTCCTGCAGGTCGCAGACGCAGAGCTCGCCGCCGGCCAGGAGATTGAGCAGGCGCAGGCGCGCCGGATCGCCGCAGGCCTCGTGGAGGGCGGCGATCCCGGCGAGCGCGTTACGCGTCGCGGACGGGA contains these protein-coding regions:
- a CDS encoding metallophosphoesterase family protein; its protein translation is MRLALLSDVHANLQALEAVLADIAAQPDIAARYHLGDLVGYQANPNEVVARLEAEGIPGVSGNYDSTVAHHYKHCGCRSENPRQEELAHESFAWTLANTSEASKRALAALPFRLDLKPLGGHTGGPTVFLMHATPTNNLVYVTEDRSDDFLRKMADQVGARSGDVIAFGHTHKPWSRLVDGTLFVNTGSVGRPKDGDARAGWVLLTLGDGEPRAEQRRVGYDVEAAAKALRAAGLPEEFAETLRTGKA
- a CDS encoding helix-turn-helix transcriptional regulator translates to MTAPTIPSATRNALAGIAALHEACGDPARLRLLNLLAGGELCVCDLQDLTGESQPFVSRHLARLRAAGLVEVERRSKFAYYRLAALPDHAQRQLDAVLDGLHAADARLRRERDAAATAAAKRGAIPCR